A stretch of DNA from Bacillales bacterium:
TCCCGGGTCTCGTCACAGGCGCGGCGCTCAGCTGGGGACGTGCGCTCGGGGAGTTCGGCGCGACGATCATGTTTGCGGGCAATCTTCCTGGGAAAACGCAAACATTGCCGCTGGCCATTTACACGGGCATGCAGACGAATCTCGGTGAAGCCGTCGCGATGTCCGCATTGCTCGTAACTGTCGCCTTTTTACTCTTGCTGCTTGTCAAAGGCGTCGACGTTTGGCCGCGATTCAAGAAAGGGCGTGGAGCGTAATGCTGTCATGCAATCTAAAGAAAAAGCTGCGTGATTTCACGCTTGCAATTGACGTCGAGCTGCAAAATGAAACGACAGCGATCGTCGGGCACAGCGGATCGGGGAAAACGACGTTTTTAAAATTGATCGCTGGTTTGCTTGCGCCGGATGAAGGCTGGATTAAGGCGGGAGAGGTGACACTTTTTGATGAGCGCCGCAAGGTGAATCTTCTCGCCGAGCACCGCAAGACCGGTTATGTTTTTCAAAACTATGCGTTGTTTCCGCATTTAACGGTTTTTGATAATGTCGCTTACGGATTGCGGCGATTGGATAAGGCGAAACAGGCAAAAACGGTGGAAGACATCTTAACGACGCTAAACCTTTCCGGTATGCAAAAAAGGTATCCGCGGGAGCTTTCCGGGGGAGAACAGCAACGGGTTGCCCTTGCACGGGCGCTTGTAGTGAGGCCGCGGTTGTTGCTGCTTGATGAGCCGATTTCCGCGCTGGATGCGACGACACGGCGGCGGGTGCGGAGAGAATTGAAATCGACGCTTCAGGCGTTGCCGATCCCGAAAATTCTCGTCACGCATGATTATGAAGATGCGCTGACGCTTGCGGATCGCATCCTTGTGTTGGATCACGGTGAAGTCATTCAAGACGGGACCGCGAAAGAGTTGTTTGCCAAT
This window harbors:
- a CDS encoding ABC transporter ATP-binding protein; protein product: MLSCNLKKKLRDFTLAIDVELQNETTAIVGHSGSGKTTFLKLIAGLLAPDEGWIKAGEVTLFDERRKVNLLAEHRKTGYVFQNYALFPHLTVFDNVAYGLRRLDKAKQAKTVEDILTTLNLSGMQKRYPRELSGGEQQRVALARALVVRPRLLLLDEPISALDATTRRRVRRELKSTLQALPIPKILVTHDYEDALTLADRILVLDHGEVIQDGTAKELFANPRSSFIADFSGINRISGSLRAGDSTHARFVTEQDVSLLVSETNTAGHVQAIIYPWDVEVEKRPFQRDVNVFEAKITNLVPYGNRIRLDLDGALPLMAEVSADQAETLKLQENDLVFVKVDPTRIRLLS